The Verrucomicrobiia bacterium DNA segment CACAAGCGGAGAGCAGGCAAGGCCGAAGAAGCCTTTATCCGCGCCGAATTCTTTGCGGGTATTCACCTGCCAGAGTTTGGTGCCGTCTTTGAAGTTTAAGGCGGTGAGGATGCCATCAGCACCGAAGGTCACGACGGTATTGCTGGTGATGGTGGGGACGGCGCGTGGGCCGTTATCGAAACCGAAGTTATCCGTGTATGCGGTGGGATATTTAAACTGCCAAATGTTGGTGCCATTGGTGGCGTTGAGACAGTCGATGATTTCTTCATTCGCTAGACGGTGGAAGAGGATGAGTTTGCCATCGCGTACGGAAGGACCGGCGAAACCGGAGCCGACATTTTTCTGCCAGAGGACTTTGGGGCCTTCTTTCGACCACGAGGTGGCGAGAGCGGGGCCAGAGTAGATGCCATCGCGGTTGGGGCCGAGGATCTGGGGCCAGTCTTGGGCGGAGAGGGAAAGGGAAAATAGGAAGAGGAGGAGGAACAATGGGAAACATCGAACATCGAACGTCCAACTTCCAACATCGAGAGGGGGGCGGTGTTGTCTGGGGATAGAAATATTCATTTGGGCAGTTCAGACAGCAGCTTGGCCAAGGGCGCATAGGAGACTGTGCTGATGAATATGATAATGCCCGCAACCCAAGATACAAACCAAGACATGACGAGGAGAGTGACGACGCTGCGCCATTTGCAATCGAGGGTGTTTTTGATGGCGAAGAGACTTAGAAGAAACCAAGCGAGTAAAACGAGCGGCAATATCGCGATCAGGGCCGCGATGCTCCAAGGCTCAAATTTGGCGGTTACTCCTAACGCAATACCCAGAACGAGCAGCAACATCCCACCGATGAAACAGAGGGTGCCCAAAATCTCCAAGTAGATGGCCAGTTTCAAGCAACGGAAGTAAGTCGTTTCTATTTGGGAAAACCAGCAGGAGATGCGGAGGTTCAGAGCTTGGAGGAAAGTTCCCAAAAGCAGGATGAGCGGAAGTGACCAGCTCAGGTAATCAGAAATGTTTATGGCATGCTCATTTGTGGGCATAGGAGTGCTGGTCGTAGGTGGCGGATCAGGAGGCACAATATTACCCGGTGGGACCGCTGGGTGTGTGGGAGCAGGAGCATTCGTGGGTGTCGGCGGGGCCAAGGGAATCATGCCGGTTTGCGTATCTGGCAGATTCAGTTGCTGGCCGAGGCGGATGGTGTGGGGCGGGGGCAGGTTATTCAGGCGGGCGATGTCTGGCCAGCGAGCAGCACTGCCGAGTTCGCGTTGGGCGATGCGCTGGAGGGTGTCACCGGATTTGACGGTGTAGGTGCGGGCGGTGGCGGTGAAAATCGAGAGCAGGAACAGCAGGGTGATGAGCAGGAGCGAAAAGAGCGTGGTCCTTGAACGGCGAGGTTTGATTGGTGGTTGAAAAATCAAAGCCATGCTTCCTGGGGCATGACTGTCACTGAATCAGGCGCGGCTGGCAATGAGCTTTAGAAGTCCTGGAAAGTGTTTGTTCAGCTCGGTGGTGCGCAGAGAGGTCATGCACTTGGTGCCTTCCGCTTTGGTGGAGATGAGGCCGGCATCGCGCAGGACTTCGAAGTGATGGGAGCGCGTCGCTTTCGAGATGTCCAGCGGGACTTCGTTGCAGGCGAGGGCGCGACCCTCCGCACGTTGCAACTCCTGCACGATGGCGAGGCGGCAGGGATCGGAAAGCGCCTGCATGACCGTGGCCAAAGGCACGTCTTTCAGATCCGGATGCGAATAGGTCTTCACTGCGGGGCAACATCGCATGCTTTGAATAGTTCGACAATCATCGAATTATATTTTGACGAACAGTGGGAGGTGATTTAAGTTCGATTTACGTCGAACAAGTATTCGGCGGGTCGCAAATTGAGCTAAGTTGTTCCATGATCCAAAAAGCAACCATTCCATTTTCAGTCCTTGATCTCGCTTCGGTGCGGGAAGGCGGGAGTGTGGCGGAGAGTTTTCGTAATACGATGAGCTTGGCGCAGCATGTCGAGCGGCTGGGCTACAAACGCTTTTGGCTGGCGGAGCATCATAACATGGCGGGTATCGCAAGTGCGGCTACGTCGGTCTTGATCGGTCATGTGGCGGGTGGGACGAAGACATTGCGCGTGGGCTCGGGTGGCATCATGTTGCCGAACCATGCAGCGCTGATCATCGCGGAACATTTCGGGACACTAGAGGCGTTGTATCCGGGACGGATTGATTTGGGGTTAGGTCGCGCACCGGGTTCGGATCAATTGGCGGCGCGAGCTATCGGACGTGATCCTTCGGCGGGGGATAAGTTTCCAGAACAGGTGCAGGAGTTGTTGAGGTTCTTGGGGCCAGTAGCACCGGGACAACGATTACAGGCGGTGCCGGGTGGCGGATCGAATGTGCCGGTGTGGTTGTTGGGTTCCAGCTTGTTCAGTGCGCATCTGGCGGCAGTGCTAGGATTGCCGTTTGCGTTCGCAAGTCAGTTCGCGCCCGCGATGATGATGGATGCGCTTGAACTGTATCGGAGCAAATTTGAACCTTCTGTATATTTAACGAGACCATACGCGATGGTAGGGTTGCCGGTGATCGCGGCGGAGACGGATGATCAGGCGCAGTATTTGGTCACGTCTGCTTACCAACGTGTTTTGAAACTGCGCCGGGGTGAGGCGCTCTATGTTCCGCCGCCGGTGCAAAGCATGGACGGCTTATGGAACGAAGTGGAGCGACAGATGGTAGCGGAACACTTTGGCGCGGCGATCATCGGTGGGCCGGAAACGGTGGAGCGGAAGTTGCGGGCATTCATCGATAAGACAGGAGCGGATGAGCTGATGCTGCACTCGGAGTTCTATCTGCATGAGGATCGATTGAGGTCTTATGAGATCGTAGCGGGGATTTTTATGAAGTGAGCGGAAACATCTCACTGGAGATACATTTATGGAATACAGACATCTTGGCGGTTCAGGTTTCAAGGTTCCGGTTCTGACGTTGGGAACGGGCACGTTCGCAGGCAAGGGACCTTTGTTCTCTTCTTGGGGAAGCAGTGACGTGGCGGAGGCGACACGGCTGGTGGATATCTGTCTGGAGGCGGGGTTGACGATGTTTGATAGCGCGGATGTGTATTCCGGCGGGCAGGCGGAGGAGGTGTTGGGTGGAGCAATCAAGGGACGTCGGGACAAGGTGTTGATCTCGACGAAGGCATCGTTCCGCTTGGGCGATGGGCCGAATGATGTGGGCTCGTCGCGGTTTCATTTGATCAAGTCGGTGGAGGGGAGCTTGAAGCGCTTGGGGACGGATTATCTGGATCTGTTTCAATTGCATGGGTTCGATGCGATGACGCCGATCGAGGAGACGTTGAGCACGTTGGATGATCTGGTGCGGGCGGGGAAGATACGTTACATCGGTTGCTCGAATTTTTCCGGATGGCATTTGATGAAGTCGCTAGCGATCGCGGAGAAGTATGGTTACTCGCGCTATGTGGCGCATCAGGCTTATTACTCGCTGGTGGGACGCAGCTATGAATGGGAACTGATGCCGCTCGCAGTGGATCAGAAGGTGGGCGCGGTGGTGTGGAGTCCGCTGGGCTGGGGACGGCTCACAGGAAAAATCCGGCGCGGGCAACCGATGCCGGAGACGAGCCGGTTGAATTCACAAACTGCTGTAGAACTCGGGCCGCCGATAGATCAGGAACTGTTGTATCGCGTGGTGGACGTACTGGATGCGATCGCGGCGGAGACGGGCAAGACGGTGCCACAGATCGCGTTGAACTGGTTGCTGCAGCGGCCGACGGTTTCGACGGTGGTGATCGGTGCGCGGAATGAAGAGCAGTTGCGGCAGAACCTCGGAGCGGTGGGTTGGAATTTGACGAAGGAACAGGTCGCGCGACTGGATGCAGCGAGCACGACGACACTGGCTTACCCTTATTTTCATCAGCAGAAGTTTGTGGAGCGGAATCCGTTTCCAGTGTGAGTGGTGATGTTATTTTGCGCTTGAGCGAAAAATGGGAAATGCGAGTCTCCTGCGCATGATCCAAAATCTGATCAAGAAAGCTTTGGCCCCGGCATTGCTGGGATTGGCCCTTACGCTTGCAAGTTCACTTCAGGCAGCGGATGCCAAGCATCCGGATACTTCCAAATGGCAGGACCTTTTGAAGACCGATCTTTCCAATGCCGTCGGCGGCGAGCATTGGACGGTGGAGAATGGTGTGCTGGTGGCGAAGCATCATGACACATTGTGGACGAAGGAGTCCTATGGTGATTTCATCCTCGACTTGGAATTCAAGGTGGCTGAAGAGGCGAACAGCGGTGTCTTCCTGCGCTCGGGTAATACGAAGGATGTGCTGGCGGCCTTGGAGATCCAGGTGCATGCGGGAGCGGATGGTTCCAAGTATGGCATGGTGGGCGCGTTGTATGATGCGATGCCGCCGTCCAAGAGCATGGCGAAGCCGGTGGGCGAGTGGAATCGCTACACGATCACGTGCAAGGGCAGCAAGGTAACGGTGGTGCTGAATGGCGAGACGATCATCGATGCCGATCTCGATAAGTGGCCCGAAGTGAAGAAGAACCCGGATGGCACGCCGAACAAATTTCCGAAGGCGCTGAAGGATTTCGCGCGGAAAGGACCGATCGGTTTCCAAGGGTTGCATGGCAAGGCGCAGGCGCCTGTGTATTACCGGAATATCAAGATCAAGTCGCTGGAGTAAGCGGCGGTTTAGAATGATTTGAGAAAACTGGCTGGAGGTAACTCTGGCCAGTTTTTTATTGGAGCGTGCCCGTCCTCGGGCACAGCAAGGTTCAAAAGCCAGTTGCTGCTCGAAATGCAAACTTAGCCCGGATAGAGAAGATTCTAGAATAGTGTAGAGCAAAACTAGCCCGCCTTTGCTTATGGACGTTGCTGCGACTCGGAGAGTCGCGCTCCGCTGGTCATATGTTTTAACCAGTCTTTGATTCTCGTTTGGGTGGGATTGTGTTAATAGGGTGGGAAGCATTCACTTGGGCTTTGCCTTTATATGAAGAGCATTTGTTCTCCATCGGCGATATGGATGATTTCCGCGAGTTGGCGGCGTTTGTGGGCTTTGCTGTTGTTAGTCGGATTGTTGGGGCAAAGCGTTAAGCTTGCGGCGGCAGAGGAGGCTTATGATCTGGTGGTTGTAGAGGGGACGCCGGGAGGGATCACGATGGCGGTGCGAGGGGCGCGTGAGGGTTTGAAAGTGTTGCTGGTAAATCGCACTGAACATCTGGGCGGTATTCTGAGCAGTGGATTGGGCGTGTGGGATACCCTTTATGAAGGGAAGCGTGCGCCGATCTATGATGAGGTGAGGCAGACGATCTTTGATCATTATCGCACGACATACGGGGAGAATTCGGAACAATATAAGCAGGCGTTGCCAGCCAAGAGCGGGCATGCGAATGGGAAGTTTGAGCCGAAGGTGGCGGAGAAAGTTTTCAATGAGCTGGTGGCTAAAGAAACGAGACTGACAGTGTGGCGAGGATTCACTCCGTTCGAGGTAAAGCGTGAGGGGGCAATCATCCAGTCGGTCACTTTCAAAGCGACCAAGGGCACGGAAACGAAAACGGTCACGGCGAAGGTGTTTGCGGATTGCTCGTATGAAGGAGATTTGGCGGCGCTGGCGAAGGTGCCGTATCGTGTGGGACGGGAGGCGCGCGGGGAATATAACGAGCCGCATGCGGGCAAGGTATTCATGATTGCCTCCAAAACGGCACCTACTCCTGAATCGGCGAAGCTCGCG contains these protein-coding regions:
- a CDS encoding DUF1080 domain-containing protein, translated to MIQNLIKKALAPALLGLALTLASSLQAADAKHPDTSKWQDLLKTDLSNAVGGEHWTVENGVLVAKHHDTLWTKESYGDFILDLEFKVAEEANSGVFLRSGNTKDVLAALEIQVHAGADGSKYGMVGALYDAMPPSKSMAKPVGEWNRYTITCKGSKVTVVLNGETIIDADLDKWPEVKKNPDGTPNKFPKALKDFARKGPIGFQGLHGKAQAPVYYRNIKIKSLE
- a CDS encoding LLM class flavin-dependent oxidoreductase, whose product is MIQKATIPFSVLDLASVREGGSVAESFRNTMSLAQHVERLGYKRFWLAEHHNMAGIASAATSVLIGHVAGGTKTLRVGSGGIMLPNHAALIIAEHFGTLEALYPGRIDLGLGRAPGSDQLAARAIGRDPSAGDKFPEQVQELLRFLGPVAPGQRLQAVPGGGSNVPVWLLGSSLFSAHLAAVLGLPFAFASQFAPAMMMDALELYRSKFEPSVYLTRPYAMVGLPVIAAETDDQAQYLVTSAYQRVLKLRRGEALYVPPPVQSMDGLWNEVERQMVAEHFGAAIIGGPETVERKLRAFIDKTGADELMLHSEFYLHEDRLRSYEIVAGIFMK
- a CDS encoding helix-turn-helix domain-containing protein; this translates as MRCCPAVKTYSHPDLKDVPLATVMQALSDPCRLAIVQELQRAEGRALACNEVPLDISKATRSHHFEVLRDAGLISTKAEGTKCMTSLRTTELNKHFPGLLKLIASRA
- a CDS encoding LysM domain-containing protein, translated to MALIFQPPIKPRRSRTTLFSLLLITLLFLLSIFTATARTYTVKSGDTLQRIAQRELGSAARWPDIARLNNLPPPHTIRLGQQLNLPDTQTGMIPLAPPTPTNAPAPTHPAVPPGNIVPPDPPPTTSTPMPTNEHAINISDYLSWSLPLILLLGTFLQALNLRISCWFSQIETTYFRCLKLAIYLEILGTLCFIGGMLLLVLGIALGVTAKFEPWSIAALIAILPLVLLAWFLLSLFAIKNTLDCKWRSVVTLLVMSWFVSWVAGIIIFISTVSYAPLAKLLSELPK
- a CDS encoding aldo/keto reductase, translated to MEYRHLGGSGFKVPVLTLGTGTFAGKGPLFSSWGSSDVAEATRLVDICLEAGLTMFDSADVYSGGQAEEVLGGAIKGRRDKVLISTKASFRLGDGPNDVGSSRFHLIKSVEGSLKRLGTDYLDLFQLHGFDAMTPIEETLSTLDDLVRAGKIRYIGCSNFSGWHLMKSLAIAEKYGYSRYVAHQAYYSLVGRSYEWELMPLAVDQKVGAVVWSPLGWGRLTGKIRRGQPMPETSRLNSQTAVELGPPIDQELLYRVVDVLDAIAAETGKTVPQIALNWLLQRPTVSTVVIGARNEEQLRQNLGAVGWNLTKEQVARLDAASTTTLAYPYFHQQKFVERNPFPV